GAGATGGATTGCTGGAAAATATGAAGGAAAAGCCTGACCTGACTTTTTTTGTGAACGCTGGAGTTTATATAGTAGAGCCACATTTATTGCATGATATTCCCAATAATGAATTTTATCACATCACTTATCTTATGGAAAAAGTCAAGCAGCGTGGTGGTAGAGTGGGTGTGTTTCCTGTAAGTGAAGGAAGCTGGATGGATATTGGTAACTGGGTTGAATACAATAAAACTCAAGAAATGTTTAAAAAGCGCTTTTCATGAGAATTCTCTATGTAGGACACTGCAATGACCTATATATTGGGTATTTGAATAGAATAGTCAAGAGTAATATTCGTGAAGCCATAACAGGTGTTGTAGATTTAAACTATTCTGGACCTAAGGAGGAGCTGTACGCGAGAAAAAAGAATTATGATTACTCTTTTTCGCTCAAGCGAAAACATAAAAAGTCAATTTCATCTCCATCTATAAAGGGGTTACTACAATTGCCGAATCGATTTCTAGTCTCAAACATTTTAAGAGCTCGGTTCAAAGCCATTGTGAAAGAAATAGAGAAGCGTCAAAATCAGCAAGTGATTAGCGCTAGTTATTCTAATATAATTAGAGAATTCAGGCCAACTCACATTCATGTGCACTACCTAGATAAGAACCGTTTGAAATGGGTCGATTTTGCTCCAGAGGACTGTAAGATAATATTATCGTTTTGGGGCTCTGACTTGATGACCGTTCCTCGTGGTGTGGGAGAGTATAACGTGCAATATCATGCTTTGAGAAAGGCAAATGTTATAACAACTCAAACACTAGACTTAAGAACTATACTGCTGAGTAAATATGGTCAGGATCTACAGCCAAGAATTCAGACGCAAACGTTTGACCCATTATTAAACAATAGAGAGATTATATCTCAATTGTCAACTGGGGAAAGTCGCAAAAAGTTCAAGCTAAAATATAATATTGATCCAGAGAAACGCTGTATTCAAGTAGGCTACAGCGCTGCTGCTGGTCAAAATCACATAGCCATTCTTGAGCAAATCAATCAACTACCCGCGGTTCATAAAAATACTATAGCTATTTTAATTCCCTTAAGCTATAATAACACGAATGACTATGTATCACTATTGTTGAAAAGAATAGCTACTTATGACTTTCAGATCATTCCTGTTTTAGAATTTCTTCCAGTCGAAGATATGCTTCAAATTGTTTCTGGATGCGATATTTTTATCTCAATGCGTCAAAATGATGCTCTCAATGCCGCTATGTTGGAATCACTCTATGCTGAAAACCTAGTTATTACCGGAGCATGGTTGCCTTATGGTATTTATAGACGTAACTCGATAGGATTTACAGCAGTTGACCGATATGAGGATTTGAAAGGTGAATTGTTGAAAATATTATCTAATTTCGCGAAAGCGAAAAATGTTACAATAAAAAACAGGCAAAAGCTAGCAAAGCTGTTTGATTCAGAGCAAATTGCGAGCAACTGGTTAAATGTCTATACTTGAAAAAAATGAAAGAAATAACTGTTGCTATAATAGGCTGTGGCCGAATTGCCCAGCGCCACGCTC
This genomic interval from Nonlabens spongiae contains the following:
- a CDS encoding glycosyltransferase — encoded protein: MRILYVGHCNDLYIGYLNRIVKSNIREAITGVVDLNYSGPKEELYARKKNYDYSFSLKRKHKKSISSPSIKGLLQLPNRFLVSNILRARFKAIVKEIEKRQNQQVISASYSNIIREFRPTHIHVHYLDKNRLKWVDFAPEDCKIILSFWGSDLMTVPRGVGEYNVQYHALRKANVITTQTLDLRTILLSKYGQDLQPRIQTQTFDPLLNNREIISQLSTGESRKKFKLKYNIDPEKRCIQVGYSAAAGQNHIAILEQINQLPAVHKNTIAILIPLSYNNTNDYVSLLLKRIATYDFQIIPVLEFLPVEDMLQIVSGCDIFISMRQNDALNAAMLESLYAENLVITGAWLPYGIYRRNSIGFTAVDRYEDLKGELLKILSNFAKAKNVTIKNRQKLAKLFDSEQIASNWLNVYT